CCTTAACCAACGAAAGTTTTCGGATCTTTGCCCTGCCATTGCGGACAAAATTCCATATATCAGTGCCTATGGTCTCCGGACCGATCTGTTCGTTAACTGACTCGATGTTGAGAAAACCCGATGTAAGGTTGATCTCATTGACATCATAATGTTCAAACCTGAGGGTGACCCCAAAAGGCGCATCCTTGTAAAGGATGTTTTCCATCTTGATGTCCATCGTATTCCCCACGGCGGACGCCGACAGATCCCCTTTCAGCTCCTTTATGTAAAGTGGTTTTTTCAGGTATTGCCAGTGCAGCTCAAAATCTTTGACACCGAACTGCCCGTCCAGTGCCAGTCTTTTGTTGTGCAGGGTAAAGTTCCCGCTTACGTCGACTTTGCCTTTCGGATCACCGTCAAGCGTCGCAAGATCCACATTGTGGGCATTCACCATGCCTTTGATATCAAACTGTTTTGATCTGTATATCCCTTCGCCTGAGATATTTATCCCGTCAAAATAATCACTGTGTCCGATATCGGCCCTGAAGGTAAAGGGTTTCCCGATATTCATGTTTTCTATGACGATCTCAGAGACAGAAAATTTTTGCTTGTTATACGTCACCGTGCCGTTCTTAACTTCGAGCAATTCCGCCGGAAACGGCAAAAATCCCTTCCCCGCTTTCAATCTGGAGATCGTTACATCGAAATCGGATATTGTCACAGATTTAAAGTAGATGCCCTTCGTTGCGTCCACGGAGATCTTCCAGTCCTTGATGTTCCCTTCCATGACGCCCTTGATATGGATATTCTGAAAGTGAAGGTTGATAATGCCATTCCGGTACCCAAGTCCCGCTTCAGCCACGCGGACCGTGCTGTTCAGAACCCTTCCCAGCGCATAAGCGCTCAACGAAGGCAGACTGAATCTGATGAGCAGGAAGGCAACGATGCACAGGAAAACAAGTATGGAAACTATGTATGCAGCCTTTTTCATGAAGGTGTCCGCGCGAGAGCGAAAAACCCGACCTCCCCGGCATGGGACCGCAATAGCGTCACAGCCGCTTCCCGTGCGGTATATCCGGTCGTGAAGAGATCATCGACGAGGAGTATCCTTTTGTCCTTGATCCTGGCTCTGTCCCGTATGGCGAAAACCCCCCTGACATTCTTTTTTCGCTCTTCTCTGGTAAGGGAGTACTGATCTTTCGTATCTTTTTTCTTCAGAAGGACACTATGTCCTATCTCTCTGCCCGCTATCTTCGCTATCTCTTCGGCAATGATGAACGATTGATTAAATCCCCTCTCTTTTAATCTTTTCTCCGTAACAGGGACAGGAACGATGCAATCAAATGTATCGGCAAATGAGAGGATCTTCTCCTTTGACAAGGAGACTAAACGCCGCCCGATGTCTTTCCTGCCGTTAAATTTAAAGGCATGCATGGCGCTCCTCAGCCTTCCTTCGAAATAAAAACCGTAATGGCCTTTCTGAAATCCTCTGTTTTCTTCAAGGCACCCGCCGCAGACAACGTTCTTACCGATCCATCTTCCACAGACCGGACACGATGATCCCTCATCGACAGCCCTGAAAGACCCGATACAATCCCCGCAGAGGGTACTGCCGTGGTCACCACATCCTCCGCATTGTAAGGGGTAGAAGATATCTAATACAGTTTTTAAGTGATCACGCACCGTACTTGTCAGGCCTGATTGCATGCGCGAGGTACCGGATACCGGTTATGAGCGGTACCCGCGGATGGAGCGAACATGTTCCCGGTATAAGACTGGTGATCATCAGGAACCTGCCCGTGTCCAGTCTTCCCGTTCATAGAGCGTTCTTAACTCTTCCGAGTCTGTATGCATAAACTCTTCTTTTTTCACATTAATGGTGTTCCAGCTGTAGCAGCTTTCACAGAAGTCAGCCCACTCTTCCTGTATCGCCTGGCACTTTGTGCAGATGAAGGGTATATATGCCTGCTCTATCGGGAAGGCACTTCTGAACTCTTCAACGGCGTTTTCCATCTCTCCCCTGTGTATGTATGCCTCGGCCATAGCCCTGTGCAGCCCTTTGAAATCCTCTCCCTCCGCGATCAACGAATCGAGGGTGTCAATGGCCTCATCGATCATCTCCAGCCTCAGGCACAGCCGCGCATAGAGAAAGGATGTGAGGTGATTTTTCGGCGATATGTCGAGGATCCTCATGTAGATCTTCAATATAACCTCAGGGGTTCCCCGGTCAATATAGAGGTCCTCCATCCTGAGAAGAAAGATAATGTGGCCTGTCTTTGAATACCCCCTGCCGTAGACCCTGCCGGCCTCGTTCAACTTGTCCTTTCTTTTGTATACCTCTGCAAGGAGGATATATGCAGGGATGAACCTCTTGTCGTCACTGATGATGTCTTTCAGTTCATCGATAATCTTATCTTCATTTGTCTCAAACTTCTTTTGATACAGCTCATAGATCCGCTCATACCGTATCCCGATGAACCTCCTGTTCTCCTCCTCGGTCTTTATAAATTTTCCTACTCTCTTTTCCAGTTCGTAAGCCTCATTCCAGTCTTTCTTCCATATATAAAAATCCCGCAGCATTGCCAGAGCTTCCAGGTTTGATTCGTTCAGACTCAGGACATCCTTGAGCACAGTCTCCGTCTTTTGAAAGTCCTTCATTGCCCTGAATACCTTCACCTTTTTCAGTAAAACAGCTTCCCTCTTGCCAAGATTCCTCCCGGCCTCGCCAAGGGTTTCCAGGGCTTTTTCATACGCCTCCATGGAGATATACATATCGGCAAGAAAGATAGGGGCCTCTTCGATGTCGGGGAATCTGCGTATGATGCGATCAAGGTTCTCAATCGCCTTCTCCCTGTCCCCTTTCAGATCATAGGATTTAGCCTTTTCAAAGACCTCCCTGAACTCTTCGGTCTTCTTCTCTTTTCTCCCTGTTCTCCAGCCCATAACAGCATTCTTAATGTCATAGAAAAAACTGACGATGATGGAAAAGATGACACCGAGGACAAAGGAGACAACGACAAAGTCAGCCACGGACATCTCGTAATACTTTCCATATCCGATATAAAGCTTAACGTTCTCCTGGTTTAAATTTGAGATATAGAGGTAGAAAAGGAGGAAGACTAAAAAAAGGAAGAAAAAAATCTTGTATCTCATTCCATCAAATTCCTTTCTCTTCCATTAATCGCTTACAGGTAATACAATACCTTGCAACAGGATTTGCTTCAAGTCTTTTTTCGCTGATCTTTTCTTCACATTCTTCACAAACTCCATAGGTCCCTTTTACTATTTTATCAAGGGCGCTGTCTATATCCTTCAGCAGCGTGAGGTCATTGTCGCTGATGCTCATCAGTATGTCTGCGTTGTAGGAATTGCTTGCCGCATCAGCCATATCCTGAATACCGTCCGTACCAAGGCTATAGGAGTCTTCCTTCAGTTTTTTCGCCTTGCTCAGTATGGCGTCTCTCGTCTTCAAGAGTCTCTTCTTGTAATGCTCACGTTCTTGTTTTTTCATTCTCCACCTCTAAGTCCTTATTTTCTTTTTTTAGTCTATATCTCTCTGCCTCGATCCACAGGCTTTCGAGGTCATACAACTCACGGAGACTCTCGAGAAATACGTGGACGATAACGTTCTGATAATCGATAACCACCCAGCGTCCCTCGTAATAACCTTCAATTGAATAGGGTCTTATACCCTCCTCTTTCATGCCCTTTGTTACGGAATCAACGATAGTCTTTATGTGACGTTCGCTTGTCCCGCTTGCCAGGAGGAAATAGTCTGTAATATCGGTAAGTCCGCTGAGTTTGAGGACCAGGATGTCGTTCGCCTTTTTTTCGTCTGCAAGCCTGGCGCATGCGGTTACTGTATCAATGGTTTTCAAATTATGTCCTATATAACCCCCTCTGGTAGATATACCTCTCCACTGAACCGGGGACAAGGTATCGTACCGACCTTCCATTTTTCAGGAGCTCCTTTATTTTTGTAGAAGAGATATCGAGCTGGGTTATCTCGTGAAGATATATCCTCTTGCCGGAGGGGTGCTCAAGGGTACTTTCATCAAGCGCTCTTACTTCGTCCTTCATATCATGAGGCAATGCGTTCAGGAGAGAGGGCTGTTTGCGGGCCGGTCTCGTCATGACGATGAAATGTGCGTGATGGAACAACTCCCTGTACGCGTGCCAGGTGTTTATCTCTGAAAAGGCATCAATGCCGATCAGAAAGTAGACCTCTTTGAATCGTTTCTCAAAACTCTTTAACGTATCGATAGTATATGAAACCCCTCCCCTTCGGATCTCAATCTCTGATGTCTGAAAAAATCTGTTGCCCCTTGTCCCGGCTTTCAGCATGTGAAGTCTGTCCTCTGCTTCAGCGATCCTGCAATCTCTCTTATGAGGGGGCATAAAGACAGGGACAAAAACGATCCTTTCAAGGAAAAATAATTCACGTATCTCCTCTGCAACCCTCAGGTGACCCATATGTACAGGATCAAATGTCCCCCCAAAGATGCCGATCTTCATCATATCCTCAACTGCCCGTCGCCGAATGCGATAAATTTTGTCACCGTCAGCTCTTCAAGGCCCATGGGGCCGAAGGCATGCAGCCTTGTCGTGCTGATCCCCATCTCTGCCCCGAGGCCGAGCTGATACCCATCGTTCAGCCTTGTCGATGCGTTCACCAGCGTTAATGACGAGTTCACCTCGCGGATGAACCTCCATGCGTTGTCATAATCGGCCGTAATAATCGCATCGGTATGACCCGAGCCGTATTGCCTTATATGGGCAATCGCCTCGTCAATGTCCTTCACTATCCGTATGGAAAGTATGAGATCGAGATACTCTTCATACCAGTCCGCGTCTTTAGCCTTCCCGATCGTCTTCAGGATCCTGACCGTTTTGTCACAGCCCCGCAGACGGACCCCCTGTTCCCTGAAGATCTTTTCCATTCCGGGAAGGAACGCCTTTGCAATTGCCTCGTGCACAAGGAGCGTCTCCATGGCGTTGCATGTGGCGGGTTTCTGGGCCTTGGCGTTCAGGCAGACCTTGCGGGCCATTTCGAGTGACGCCGATTCATCGACAAAGATGTGGCATACCCCCTTGTAGTGTTTCAACACGGGGATCCTTGACTGCTCCACGATGCTCCTTATGAGCGCCTCACCGCCTCTCGGTATAACGAGGTCTATGTGATCGTCCATCGTCAGAAGCTCATATATATACGATCTGTCGGCGGTATCTACGAACTGGGCAACATCACCGGGGAGACCTGAACCCTTAAGCGCCGTGAGGATCAAGCGGTAGAGGGCAAGGTTCGAATGGAACGCCTCGGAGCCGCCCTTGAGGATCACGCAGTTGCCGCTTTTCAAACAGAGCGAAAAGGCCTCGACGGTAACGTTCGGTCTCGATTCATAGATAATCAGGATGACGCCGATAGGTATCCGCATCCTCCCAACGGTCATCCCGTTCGGACGCTTCCAGACCTTCACTATCTCGCCGACGGGATCGGGAAGCGCAATAACGTCGCGGATGCTGCCCTGCATCTCACGGATCACCTTGTCGTCGATCTTCAGCCGGTCTATCAAACTCTTTGAAAGTCCTGCCTTTTTTGCCGCTTCGATGTCTTTCCTGTTCTCTTTAAAGAGATAATCCCTTTTCTCTGCGAGCACCTTTTCAAGTTTCCGGAGGACCTGATTTTTGGTCTCTGTCGATGCGTGCGCAAGGATATCCGAAGCCTTTTTTGCCTTCTCTGCCCGTTCTCTTGCCGTCATAAGACCACCATATTGTCCCTGTGGATTACCTCTTCCGTGTATTTATATCCGAGCTTCTTCTCTATATCAACACTTTTCAGACCCCTGATCTGCTCCACGTCGGAAGAGGAATAATTCGTTATGCCCCTGGCAATGACCTTGCCGCTGATATTTTTCACCTCTATGCACTCTCCGATCGAGAAATGGCCTTCCACCTTTATTATCCCCGAGGGCAGAAGGCTCTTGCAGTTGTTCACAAC
This sequence is a window from Syntrophorhabdaceae bacterium. Protein-coding genes within it:
- a CDS encoding glutamate-5-semialdehyde dehydrogenase, producing the protein MTARERAEKAKKASDILAHASTETKNQVLRKLEKVLAEKRDYLFKENRKDIEAAKKAGLSKSLIDRLKIDDKVIREMQGSIRDVIALPDPVGEIVKVWKRPNGMTVGRMRIPIGVILIIYESRPNVTVEAFSLCLKSGNCVILKGGSEAFHSNLALYRLILTALKGSGLPGDVAQFVDTADRSYIYELLTMDDHIDLVIPRGGEALIRSIVEQSRIPVLKHYKGVCHIFVDESASLEMARKVCLNAKAQKPATCNAMETLLVHEAIAKAFLPGMEKIFREQGVRLRGCDKTVRILKTIGKAKDADWYEEYLDLILSIRIVKDIDEAIAHIRQYGSGHTDAIITADYDNAWRFIREVNSSLTLVNASTRLNDGYQLGLGAEMGISTTRLHAFGPMGLEELTVTKFIAFGDGQLRI
- a CDS encoding ComF family protein, giving the protein MRDHLKTVLDIFYPLQCGGCGDHGSTLCGDCIGSFRAVDEGSSCPVCGRWIGKNVVCGGCLEENRGFQKGHYGFYFEGRLRSAMHAFKFNGRKDIGRRLVSLSKEKILSFADTFDCIVPVPVTEKRLKERGFNQSFIIAEEIAKIAGREIGHSVLLKKKDTKDQYSLTREERKKNVRGVFAIRDRARIKDKRILLVDDLFTTGYTAREAAVTLLRSHAGEVGFFALARTPS
- the rsfS gene encoding ribosome silencing factor; this encodes MKTIDTVTACARLADEKKANDILVLKLSGLTDITDYFLLASGTSERHIKTIVDSVTKGMKEEGIRPYSIEGYYEGRWVVIDYQNVIVHVFLESLRELYDLESLWIEAERYRLKKENKDLEVENEKTRT
- a CDS encoding TraR/DksA family transcriptional regulator — encoded protein: MKKQEREHYKKRLLKTRDAILSKAKKLKEDSYSLGTDGIQDMADAASNSYNADILMSISDNDLTLLKDIDSALDKIVKGTYGVCEECEEKISEKRLEANPVARYCITCKRLMEEKGI
- the nadD gene encoding nicotinate-nucleotide adenylyltransferase; translation: MMKIGIFGGTFDPVHMGHLRVAEEIRELFFLERIVFVPVFMPPHKRDCRIAEAEDRLHMLKAGTRGNRFFQTSEIEIRRGGVSYTIDTLKSFEKRFKEVYFLIGIDAFSEINTWHAYRELFHHAHFIVMTRPARKQPSLLNALPHDMKDEVRALDESTLEHPSGKRIYLHEITQLDISSTKIKELLKNGRSVRYLVPGSVERYIYQRGLYRT
- a CDS encoding tetratricopeptide repeat protein, with the protein product MRYKIFFFLFLVFLLFYLYISNLNQENVKLYIGYGKYYEMSVADFVVVSFVLGVIFSIIVSFFYDIKNAVMGWRTGRKEKKTEEFREVFEKAKSYDLKGDREKAIENLDRIIRRFPDIEEAPIFLADMYISMEAYEKALETLGEAGRNLGKREAVLLKKVKVFRAMKDFQKTETVLKDVLSLNESNLEALAMLRDFYIWKKDWNEAYELEKRVGKFIKTEEENRRFIGIRYERIYELYQKKFETNEDKIIDELKDIISDDKRFIPAYILLAEVYKRKDKLNEAGRVYGRGYSKTGHIIFLLRMEDLYIDRGTPEVILKIYMRILDISPKNHLTSFLYARLCLRLEMIDEAIDTLDSLIAEGEDFKGLHRAMAEAYIHRGEMENAVEEFRSAFPIEQAYIPFICTKCQAIQEEWADFCESCYSWNTINVKKEEFMHTDSEELRTLYEREDWTRAGS